The DNA region GCTGGGTTCATTTGAATGAGGATGAGCGGGATGACCTTGCGGCTTTCCTATCTGCGGGCCCTTGTCAACAGAAAGACAAAGTGGTCACAACTTCGGCTGGTGATATTGAAGTGGGCAGCAACGCAACAAGGATGAAAAATGATATATCAACTGACAGCTCCAAGGATTCAGCTGGTTCCACTGATTTGATTTCAGGGAGAGCAAAAGAGGATTTGCGTCGTGGGCATAGAAGAGCAGCTAGTGCCAGTGCTGATATAAGATCATGGAGCATGTCGATTCCTAATGAATGTGAAGGAGCTTTGGAACAATCATCTGATGGCTCACACAAAGCGCCTTTGCTGAAGATAGTGAAAACATGTGCATTAATGAGTGCCTTGCAATCTAAGCCTAGAACGAAGTGCAAAAATGGATCTGTGAGATGGGCAGGTGTGAACCAAAAAGACGTCGAAGAGGCTATTCCCCTTAGTACTTCTCAGTTGACTCAGGTAATGGATCTTACCTGAATGATGCAAAGATGCTTCATTCTATAGCTCTCTCTTTGGTTATATCCCAGTGCTCTAACCTTTCAATTGCTATTCAGGGCTTAGATGGATGCTTTGAAAGGAACAAGAGTTGCTTAAGTACTTGTGATGAGGGAACATACAATAAGAAACTTTATGGTTGGCTTGGAGCCCTTCATAGACAGCTTCAAAGATCTCATTATCAAATTCGATATGGGCGCCCTGTTCAACTGATCGTTTTAGCACTTACTGCTCTTATGATATGTAAGTCTGTTTGTCCTATTCTTtgttttttagaaaaaatattcTTTGTCAAGTTGACAGAAATAAAGGCTACTATCAGTTTGATAAAAAAATATTTGTAGATGTTCTAGTAACTATACTAATTAACATCTTGTTCAAGTGCTATAAATTTGTTCATTACAAAATCTGAATATATGTTTGTTACTTGACCAGAGCCTTTGGTGAATAATTCTTGATAGAAATGTGGTAGTGTGTTTTTGTTTCATAATTCTTACTCGTTCATCTATTTTATCACTTGGTGTGATTGTGTATTCTAAGTACTGACACATAAGGTGCAGCTTTTTTACTGTCTTTGCTACACACATTAGCCCTACATTCATATTGAATCCTTGTTACCAAATTTGTGTTTTATATGTTGACCCGACCCATTTCCTGTTGTTTGCTGTCTTTACTGTTGCGCAAGCGCAACTTTGCGTTTTaccttttttatatatatttactaTTTCTTTTACTCTTCAGTTGTGTGCATATTGAGGACAATTTGGTGACTATTTTTATTGGGTCACAATTGGATTTCGAGCCTCATAAGATCAGCAGCTTGCATGGTACATTCATTGGCTGTTAAGTAATTTATGGCCAATAGGAGCTTGAGGCATGCACATGGTGGGCATGTAGCAACCATGGCAGACTGTTTATGGTAATCAAGGTTGAAAAGCATGTAGTGTGCTCTGGTTGGAGCAACTTATCTTGCCACATCTTCAGGGCAGCCTACTTCATCCTTGGAAAAATCTCTCCCGGGCAGTCGGCTTCGTCCTTGGATATACACTGCGCCACGCCTGGCATGCTTGATGATGCACCTCCACAACTCAATCCTCCATGATGATCAGTTGGTGCCTATGTAATGGTCCGAGATAAATTACTGGCCCACTGGACTGGTGATCATGCTGCTAGCAACAGAATTGCAGGTCTTGCTTCACGCATCAATGCCACTGCTTTTACTGCCTGACTTGGAAGGGTGGTGAATTTTTGTGGGAGTTGCCATCTGAACTGTAGTTAGTTCCATAGGGCATAGGTTCTGATGAGAAATGCAAAAGATACCCGAAAATT from Panicum hallii strain FIL2 chromosome 9, PHallii_v3.1, whole genome shotgun sequence includes:
- the LOC112877105 gene encoding uncharacterized protein LOC112877105; protein product: MATSFDRWEKDPFFLAAEEVQESADRMESVYRIWVQERSGGDPEAAGVTGGGPTAAELRRELHTALGTAKWQLDELERAIRSNDRVISAGKDTRARHDDFITAIGYRILEVEINLKESNVAEGRGPLSWVHLNEDERDDLAAFLSAGPCQQKDKVVTTSAGDIEVGSNATRMKNDISTDSSKDSAGSTDLISGRAKEDLRRGHRRAASASADIRSWSMSIPNECEGALEQSSDGSHKAPLLKIVKTCALMSALQSKPRTKCKNGSVRWAGVNQKDVEEAIPLSTSQLTQGLDGCFERNKSCLSTCDEGTYNKKLYGWLGALHRQLQRSHYQIRYGRPVQLIVLALTALMIFVCILRTIW